GGTTGCTGAGGATCAAAAGGACTTCTGTTCAACAAATTGGTTTTGCGACCACTGTTGCTGCAACTCCCATCACAAGATGCCCTAGACGATTCTGGTTGGGGCCTTGCAGGGGTTGGAGGCCTACAAAATATCTGCTCCAAGTGGCGGGAATCACTTGAAACGCAAATGATACCCACCAAACTCCCATCCTCATCGTAGAAAGGTGTGTTGGTGGCAACAGCTGAAAATCTATCTCCTTCCTTGTTCTTAACTGGAAACTTCCCAGTCCAACTTTCACCCATAGAAATACGTCGGAAGATGTCATTTACCACATTGTGGTCACGGGAATCAACCAGAAGCATGAGGGCATCCTGACCAAGGGCTTCAGATGCAGGATAGCCAAACAGATTTTCCGCAGACCGATTCCTGTAGCAGTAAATGACAGAATTTGGTGAAAAGGGAAGCACTAACAAGAACAAAATGGGATTAAATTAAGAAAACTTGTGCAGAACCAGTTGTGCTTTGTAGTGCAGTTTAGAAGCACGCACACTTATCAAACTAAGTTGTTTGTCTGATTAAAGACAAAGAAGCAGCATTTCAAATTTTACAAATGATAAATAGACTGCCATGGAGCAAACTGCATATTCTGTCAATATTTAAATTTAAATAAGCAACGCAAGTCAAAAAAATCAACTACCATTCTACCAACAGAGTGCATTTTGTGACTTAATGCTGACCCTCAAGCAACGAACAGTAACAAGATGTTTAATGAAGGCAGAACTTCACAGTACTCATCACCAGAACCAGCTAGAGTCTATGAATCCCATCTAGTATTCAATTACCGTGCCTTAGCACAGATGATAAGTAACCCTAATATCCTTACAGAGTTAGGGTTCTATGTGCACCAACAGTGTAACAGAGTGTCACCCACACTATCCCACTGTAACCACTATTTCTAACCAGTATCACATGCTATGCTAGATAAAAATGATACACAGAGATTGCTAGTGCCCGAACACATTTCATTTAGGTTGCAATGTCACTTACTCACTTCGTTTCAGGCGCTAGAATCAAAATATCTGACCAGCATGACCATTGGATTTCCTCAAACGTTGTCAAGCTTATAGGTTGCAGGCAAGCAAATCAAGAAACACTGAAGAACCAGAAATCTAACCAGTATATGATCCTTCCATCGAGGTCGAGAATGTGGACGGACTGCCCCAGCGACTGCAGCACCCTGGAGTACTGCCTCTCAGGCAACCTAGCGCTGGTGCTGGCGTCTCCGGCGCTAGTGGCGCGGCCCTCGCGCTGCAGCGGTGACGAGTGCGGGAACGAATTCGATCCCCGGGCCCACGCCCGTTGACCGCCCTCGAACCCCCCGGACAGCCGCCTCCCCGGCGGCTTCCCCTTGTAatgcgtcggcggcgggggcaccGGCGCGCCGCGCTGCGGCGAGACTGACTGCGAGCGCCGCCGCTCCGCGACGCCGGGTATGAGCATGGACATCTCCTGCTTGAGCTGCGCCTGCCCAACCTCCAGCTTCCGGatcttcttcaggagctcctcCCCACTGGACTccatccccgccggcgccggcgccggcgtccttgAAACTGCTGAGGCCGACTCGTCCTCAAACCGAGCCAACCGCCGGCATCACCGCCCTCCCGAGCGCCCTagagttgccgccgccgccgccgcgtccgcctcGCCTTCTCCAGACGGCCCCTCGGAGCTCGAAAGGTCGCTCCTTTCTCCGCTCCCGAGGCAGATTCGACAGCAGATGGAGCAGAAACTGCGCGCTCTCCGATTCTCCGAGATCTCCAGCAGCGATTTCCCGGACAGGAACCGGCTGAATCGAGGGAAAAATACGATCTTTTCTGGGGAGCAGTTCTATCTCCCTCACAAGTCACACACACGCATCCAGATGGAGATTGAATAAAATAATATCAATAATAATGGGGAGAATAAatggtagagagagagagaaaatataTATAGGATATGGAGGGAAATGGTGACTTGGTGAGTTGTTCTTGAGTGTTCTCCTCCTGTGATTGGTCAGCTTGGTGATAAAAAAAACTGCAGGGGCTGCTTGCTTGGCTTCCTAATGCCATTTTATGTATCTGGTCTTAGTTTTTGTTTGGCATTTTGGAGTCTTCCCAAAATACTTTCTAACCATTTTCAGTTTCTGCAATTTGaagttttttctataatttcctCGGGTGTTGTGTTGATCCACACAGGGCCTGTCCCTGTCCCTATCCATCTACCTTGCTGCCAGTGCCAACCTGTGTTGTCACCctgttgaaagaaaaaaaaattggcaatTGGGAAATTGGTTGGTGTACTACACATCACAACTCACAAGGGGGCTTGCAGCTTGCTATTCTCACCTGCTGGCCTGCTCACCTGGTGTTGTGTTGCTACAATTTcgggctagggttagggttagtaCGTGCTTGGCTTTTACAGCAACTGTCTTTTGGTCTGTGACTGCATGTGTTGCCAGTTTTTGTTTTGGTGCTCATTCAtgtgttttgtttttgttgctgTGTTGTAGGGCCCTTTTGTGGATGTCTATAGATTAGCACTCAACTGTCTGGAGCTGCAAGCTTCCCTGCCACAATTTCGGTCACCTTTTTTTTCACTTGCGTTTGTTGTATTGTTGATATTCTTTATGTGGTGGGTATACTTTTGACCAAAAGATCTGGTCATGCCCATGTCTAGCTCTAGTGATACCCAAGCAAGATGTACCAAGGAAAAAATGATGTATGAATATTGGTTCAACTATCATGGGATGGGACAAAGTTCTGATTAGCTAGCTCTTTAATGCTCCATGTGGCCTGACTTGAATTCAAGATTTATAAGACAAAGGTTATGCTTAATCACCAAGGAAAAAGTTTGAGAAGTatctaaaaaaagaagaaaaagaaacaataatatactccctccattttaaattgtaggtcattttgatttttctagatttgtagatgtttgtatgcatctagacatacaatATATTTATGTGTATAGTAAAAAATATTTagctagaaaagccaaaacgacctacgaGACGGGATACTCCCACCCGTTACAACCGTTACAAATAACTAAGGTTTTAGATATTGATGACATAGTCCTCAAAACACAATTTTAACTATTAATTTTCGttacaaaatatttatattgtatCTCAAGGCAAAACTACTGAAATATCAATTGTAAATATCTAATATATGTCAACATATAAAAAGTGATTTATAGCCATTTTTTATTTAGGACAGCCTAGAGGGAGTACTAACAAACCGTATGTCTTTTTGACAAGTAAATCATCTCCGGTATTCCCCTAAAATAGTTATGTCCTATATTAAATTATAATTTCAGGTACATTAATATAGTTTCAGTCTACCGATTTTTCTCATAAATGTCAACTGATTAACAAACTTTGCTTTTGCTGGTTTTGACCATTGAGCAATATTCTAGTCTTGCAGACAACTTCTGGCAAATCAGATGCATTTTTCTATCATTGGCTTGCACCGCCAAAACCTGAAGTCAACGTCATGAATCGTAGTCACACGAAATATATAATACTccgtccgttccaaattataggtcgttatGGCTCTTTTAGATCTATAGATATTATTACGCATCTAGAcaactaaaaaatcaaaacgaactacaatttggaacggagggaaaaATTATGTTAGCTTTGCTCTAGCTAAAATAGTCCAGCATCAGGTCCAGGTACATTGAACTGTTTCCAAATCCCCTTTATGAATCCAGATAACCATCCAGCAGTAACAGTTAGAGCAAAAAGAACGGCATTTATCCGTAAATAGTCAGTCTGTCGACCAATCTCTTTCAGTTGTCAAGTTTGCCTAGGTTTCTCAGAGATAGTCGTCCTCGCACAAGAGCATATTCCTTCCAGAAACATTGGATCACAAGCAATCATTAGCTTTGCATCCATATGAAGCAAACCCTTTCCTGGAAGTGTTTTGCTCCCGGACGCGATTCTTGCTTGTGCAGACGTGCAGTACATCCATGAAACTTTTGCAGTTCGACTATCTGGATCTGGATATGGTGTCCAGTGCTTCAGCTTAGTAGCATATCATGAACAGATCATCtgtgaaaaaaagagagaggataTTTTCAAGTAATTTTCACTGTTCGTTCACTATTTAGAACTTGATTAACATCAACTCTTAAAATTTAGTGAATAAAGTCGAGATATTTTTGTTAGACTTTCCAATAGAGGCGTTTTTTGAGTATTGTATATTTATCACTATTTGCATACATTATAGACACATGTGAAAAGTGACACTCAAATTTTAAATACTGAAATAAGTAATGAGAATTGTTTGTAAACAAAAGTAGCACAAAGATAGGCTACGCTACTCAGCTAATCAAATACATACATCAGCTTTCCTTCAGAAAGATAAAGAAATCAACTTACAAAAAGGGATATTTGCAGATCGCAATAGCATGCTCAACCAATTGCGCACCTGGACCACATattctctttcctttttctctggCTTGAATTGTCACACACAGCAAATGGtttttaattatttcttttgaCCACCCCTCGTGCCAGATGTCATTTCAATGACTGAAAATATCCAAAAGGGTGAAAGAAACATAATTTCCAGAATTCCCGCTTCTGTCTTGGCCCATTTGCATGGCTGACAAATCTCCATGTAAAAGTTATCATCTCCAGGTCCAATTATGCAAGATGAACTATCAGATATTGGCCACAGCTGCAAATCTGAATCAGCAGAGAACACATTGCACTGGTCTTCACCACTCTTTTCGAGCTCCAGCCTTTACAACCCTTCCCCAGCCAGCCACTTGAGCTGCTGCCACACAAAAGAGCCACAGCCACAGGCTGTTCATGAACGGGGAGGTGCTCTATCCTCTGTGCATCTTCAGCAAAGCTGGCATCTTTCCAAGCAGCAAAGGCATCACGGGCCAAAGGGGGAAAGCAACGGAGGTGTCGCCATCCATGGGCAAGTGTAGCTTTCATCAAACAAACAGAAAGAAGAACTCAGGACCTTAAGGGCATAATTGACTGCACATGAATAGCGACAAATCACCATCCCAGGAACTGTCTTTTCTTTGTCATTAAGGAAGCTGAGGCACAGGTCCGAGGTCAGGACGGTGAAGCACCAATTGTGAAGAAGTTTGATTTTTACCTTGATGAAAAAAGAGTTGTAAGGCAGGCTGCCAATTTTACAACATTACATACCTGGCTAACAAAAGCCTAAAACACTGGGATTTGATAGAGTGAGCTATTTGCCTACTTCCCTGAACCTATGATACACTACAATCTTCTGAACGAAGGTGAATAAAAAGCTTGCAACAGACCCAACGCTAACAGGGATGATGAGATGAGATTTAGGGGAGGCTACAACTGCAACGCCTGTAATCTCGGTACCAGATTGGGCGGATTTGCATGCTGTACTCGCTCATTGCGGAGGAGAAGGATGTTAATGGTGCCAGACTCTCTCAACCAGGCAGCCACCACAGCACTGGGTGACACAAACCTTCCAATGTTGAAGCGTTCGACCTGAAACGGTGCTCCAATTGAAAGGAGCAATGCTTCAATGACACGCCGGAGAGTGCTTGAGCCAGCTATCTTGCTATGCTTTCCCCATCCTGTCAGAATGCTGTAGAGACATAAAACATGGAGTTAGTTCAGGCAAAGCCAAGAGATTCAGGACCAAATACTAGATTTGCACAAACGCATGATAAAATGGAAGTGCTAGATAAGGACCAAGTACCTTAAAAATTCAGGCATAGCTCGTCCTTCAAAGACAATAGAGCGCACATTCAGGAGCCATGCATGAACCATTGCTTGAGCTGCACCACATGACATAAGGTGCAGGTCCAGGCAGAACTCGCTCCATGTGTTCTCCCAAACACGACGGTTTACCCCTTCAAGCACAACTTGCTGAGCTCCTTGTCTCTGAAAATGGTCAGTAACACAAACATGTCACTAAAATCGCTAAGCTAGATTATAGTGAGATACATACGTATATGGAAAGAGTTTACACAACTCATGCAATGAAAAGTTAGGATGGATAGTTGGGAGACAACAAACAAGTTGTCAAAAGCGAAATAAAATATATAGTCACAACATTCCCAGGTCAATATGGTCGAGGAACACGGTACTACTTGTGGAAGGTTTTCACAAGGCAGGGACAACGTTCCTGGAATAGGAACGATGTTCCCAGCTCGAGGTATGCCAGCATTAACACCATTCCTTGCAACTATTATAAAAGTAgttcttttccaaaaaaaaattaacagtGGAAAATAATATTACCAGAAAATAGTGACCATTAATAAACAACAGCAGTACTTGAATCCAAGCATACAATAAAGAGAAAATCTACCTGGCCAAAATGCCATAGCACATCAGTAAGAGCATTGTAGAAGGCAGAAGATGTTGGAGAATCCATGCGTCCCAACTGATTAAAGAGGGACCGTGCTTGAGACCAAACTTCTCGATGGCCCATCAGAAGCCCATACGCAACCCCATATACAAAGTTATCAAACAAGCGAAGCTGTTCCAGTAAAAGGGCTGCATCTTCAAAACTGTTACAGCGACTGCAAGAACAAGATTAAAGCAAACAGTTAGAAACCACACAAAACTTAAGAGGACACAGAACTTAAGAGAACTTAGCAGGCTCATCTTTCGCTTTTGTGCTATTTGTTTTGAATAACAAGGCCACAGCTAGCATATTCTAGTATCAAAGAAAACGATAGGTTTACAGAATATAGAGTAACTTTGTGTATTCATGAAATACAGGAATACTGAAGTTCAACCAGTGTAAACATAAATCCATATTGAATTTATCTAGtttaaactgaaaaaaaaacagtttaaTATCCAGGGTAATGCAGCACCAATTGTTGAATTTTCAACTGATACAGTGCACAAGAGTGTATTTCTACGGGCAGAACAACATTAGCAATAGAAAAGCTCTAATGAAATGATGAAGATGGAAAGATGTACCTGCAAGCATTCAGGATCGCAGAAAACGTTACAACATTTGGTCGTACACCCTGCTGGACCATCTTCTGAAATAATTCCAGAATGAAAAataattcctgggacctcctcATCCGAGCATCAACAGCAGAGCGCCACCCTCTGGTCGCTGGATTAGCAGCCCTTACAATCTGGCCACCATAAACGCCAACAATTCCCAGGTCAGCAATCTCAGGATCCTCCTCAGGAAGAATCTTAGACTTGCCAAATGCATCGATAATTGTGTTGTAGGTTACAACATTTGGCTTGATACCCATCTTCATCATCTCATCAAGCAAAGACAAAGCACATTCTACCAAGCCATTCTTGGCTAATGTATCAATAAAAGAGCTGAACAGAACAACATCTGCCTTTAGGCCAGACTCCTTAAAATCCAAGTAGACATTAAATGCATCTCCATGCATTCCTGCCTTTGAATAGATATCTATCAAAGTTGAGTATGTCAGCACACTAGGAGCTACACCTTGTGCTCGCATATCTTGAACAAGCAAAGCAACCATATCCAAGCGTCCTTGCTTTCCATATCCATTAATCAAGGAATTGTATGTAACAGTGTCTTTCTCAATACCCAAACTCTCCATCTCTTCACACACAGTAGCAATTTCATCATACTTCCCTGTCTTCACATATATCGCCAGCAAGGTGTTGTAGCAAACTCGGTCCAGTTGAATTCCCAAAGACTTCATCTTTCCGCGCAACTTGAGTGCCTCATCATATTTCTCCAGTTTTGAGAAGCCATCCATAAGCGTACTATATGTAACAACATTTGGCTTGACATTTTTTGCTTCCATATCCAAGACAACCTGCATAGCTAGCTCCATGTTGCCACACTTGCAAATTGCATCGACAAATGTGTTGTAAGTGTAAATGTCACGACCACTGCCAAGATGGATCATTTCATCGAAGACTGCACGAGCATCTTCCAAATGGCCAGCCCGGCTACATGCAGCAAGAAGTGAATTAAACGTCTTGCGATCTGGACAGAGCCCATCCTGCAGCATCTGACGGAAATACCCCAGTGTGAGCCTAAGGTCAACACCCCCTTTTCCACATGCATCAATAACTGCATTGTACGACACCGTAGTAGGCCGCAAGCCTGCACCTTTCATCGACTCGAGCACCCCCATGGCCTCCGTTGCGAGCCCACTCCTCGCATAAGCTGAGATGAGTGCAGAGTGCGCAAACACCGTGTTGCCATAGCCCCCAGCAATGCCAGAATCAAAAGCCCTCCTTGCCAGGTCAGGTCGACCAATCTTGCCAAGCGCACCGATAGCTGCAGTCAGCAGTTTGCCTTTCtcaacagcaccaccaccaacaaGAGGCAACGCAGCATAAAACACCTCATAGGCACGGTATGCCGATTTATCCCTGTCGCCAAGCTCCCGGAGGACCTGGCAGTAGTCCTCGGGAGCGACTAGCTCGCCCCGAAAGGACGAAAGCGCCGCACTGAGCGCTCGCTGGTCTTCAGGCGCCAGACGGAGCAGCTTGTCGACGCAGCGccccgcggcggccgaggaCGCACGCCAGCGGTCCTgggctcccgcgccgccgccgccgccacgggtgCGCTTGGAGATGGTCCTGGTGGTGCGCGCGCGCCGGAACTCCGggccgagcgcggcggcggccgccgcggcgcgctgcGGCTGCTGCACCCACGGCGCGCCGGGGCCGACGAAGATTGGGTTGTGGGCGGGCGGGcacgccgcggaggaggaggccgtggacgccgccgcgaggaggtgcggcgggcacagcgccgccgccgcggccgacgccgaggccggcggcgcggacgcGTGCAGGCgcgcggtggccgtggccgccgccgccgcggacgccgaGTGGTGGTGCGCCGGGTGGTGCGACGCCGCGTGCGCCTGCGACGGCGTGAAGTGCGTCGCCatcccggcggcagcggcctccCAGCAGACCACGCAACCGCGCGAGAATCACCTCCTCTCCCAGACGGCGGACTCTTCGCCTCCCCTCCCAAACCCGATCAAATTCCGCCTACGAAATCCCACCAAGCTCCAATCTTTCCCACGAAATCACCAACTCCTCACCCCCTGATCTCCTCCTACACCCCAATCCAGCCAAAAAAGGCAGGCTACGCCCGGAATCGAATCTCCGGGTCCTCGCGCGCGGGAGGCACGGGACTAGCCAAAACAGAGGCTCCAGAAAGGTGGGGGCTTTGACGGCTAAACCAGGTCCGTTTCGCTGCGGTGCAGCGTCG
This sequence is a window from Setaria italica strain Yugu1 chromosome III, Setaria_italica_v2.0, whole genome shotgun sequence. Protein-coding genes within it:
- the LOC101757954 gene encoding pentatricopeptide repeat-containing protein At2g31400, chloroplastic — translated: MATHFTPSQAHAASHHPAHHHSASAAAAATATARLHASAPPASASAAAAALCPPHLLAAASTASSSAACPPAHNPIFVGPGAPWVQQPQRAAAAAAALGPEFRRARTTRTISKRTRGGGGGAGAQDRWRASSAAAGRCVDKLLRLAPEDQRALSAALSSFRGELVAPEDYCQVLRELGDRDKSAYRAYEVFYAALPLVGGGAVEKGKLLTAAIGALGKIGRPDLARRAFDSGIAGGYGNTVFAHSALISAYARSGLATEAMGVLESMKGAGLRPTTVSYNAVIDACGKGGVDLRLTLGYFRQMLQDGLCPDRKTFNSLLAACSRAGHLEDARAVFDEMIHLGSGRDIYTYNTFVDAICKCGNMELAMQVVLDMEAKNVKPNVVTYSTLMDGFSKLEKYDEALKLRGKMKSLGIQLDRVCYNTLLAIYVKTGKYDEIATVCEEMESLGIEKDTVTYNSLINGYGKQGRLDMVALLVQDMRAQGVAPSVLTYSTLIDIYSKAGMHGDAFNVYLDFKESGLKADVVLFSSFIDTLAKNGLVECALSLLDEMMKMGIKPNVVTYNTIIDAFGKSKILPEEDPEIADLGIVGVYGGQIVRAANPATRGWRSAVDARMRRSQELFFILELFQKMVQQGVRPNVVTFSAILNACSRCNSFEDAALLLEQLRLFDNFVYGVAYGLLMGHREVWSQARSLFNQLGRMDSPTSSAFYNALTDVLWHFGQRQGAQQVVLEGVNRRVWENTWSEFCLDLHLMSCGAAQAMVHAWLLNVRSIVFEGRAMPEFLSILTGWGKHSKIAGSSTLRRVIEALLLSIGAPFQVERFNIGRFVSPSAVVAAWLRESGTINILLLRNERVQHANPPNLVPRLQALQL